One segment of Panicum virgatum strain AP13 chromosome 3K, P.virgatum_v5, whole genome shotgun sequence DNA contains the following:
- the LOC120698294 gene encoding probable calcium-binding protein CML9, producing the protein MAEKLTPEQADECKEIFDLFDADEDGRIATGELVTALRSLGQNVDEAEARRFLEDAGVPAGAAAIDLAAFLAVAARKMGARPSAERLAECFDVFDDARGGSIPAEQLRQVMVSHGDRLTEEEADAMLREADPRGEGRVDYKEYVRVLLRDKK; encoded by the exons ATGGCGGAGAAGCTGACGCCGGAGCAGGCCGACGAGTGCAAGGAGATCTTCGACCTGTtcgacgccgacgaggacg GTCGCATCGCCACGGGCGAGCTCGTGACGGCGCTGCGCTCGCTGGGCCAGAACGTggacgaggccgaggcgcggcgcTTCCTGGAGGACGCGGGCGTccccgcgggcgccgccgccatcgacctCGCGGCGTTCctggccgtggcggcgcgcAAGATGGGCGCCAGGCCGTCGGCGGAGCGCCTCGCCGAGTGCTTCGACGTGTTCGACGACGCCCGCGGCGGGTCCATCCCCGCGGAGCAGCTGCGGCAGGTGATGGTGAGCCACGGCGACCGGCtcacggaggaggaggccgacgcGATGCTCCGCGAGGCCGACCCCCGAGGCGAGGGCCGCGTCGACTACAAGGAGTACGTCAGGGTGCTGCTCAGGGACAAGAAATGA
- the LOC120698295 gene encoding uncharacterized protein LOC120698295 isoform X2, whose amino-acid sequence MAVAAVSTSLCSGSDQLVPRPRSLDHHLGRSLLWGRIAGQCRRRRPTVLAAARKPPGEAEEKVPAWAKPGADEPPPWERKGGAVQGQEAGQVPFYAYLLASAVTAIAAIGSIFEYTNQRPVFGIIGSDSALYAPILGFFVFTGIPTSWFLWFKAVQTANREAEEQERRDGFL is encoded by the exons ATGGCGGTCGCGGCCGTCTCCACCTCACTGTGCAGCGGCTCAGATCAGCTCGTTCCGAGGCCGAGGTCTCTGGACCACCATCTCGGCCGCTCGCTCCTCTGGGGGCGGATCGCCGGACAATGTCGGCGCCGAAGGCCGACGGTCTTGGCCGCCGCTCGCAAGCCGCCGGGGGAAGCAGAAGAGAAGGTCCCCGCGTGGGCCAAGCCCGGCGCTGACGAGCCGCCGCCCTGGGAGCGCAAGGGCGGGGCCGTGCAGGGGCAGGAAGCCGGGCAGGTGCCGTTCTACGCGTACCTGCTCGCGTCCGCGGtcaccgccatcgccgcc ATCGGCTCCATCTTCGAGTACACGAACCAGCGGCCGGTGTTCGGGATAATCGGCTCCGACAGCGCCCTGTACGCGCCGATCCTGGGCTTCTTCGTCTTCACCGGCATCCCGACCTCC TGGTTTCTGTGGTTCAAGGCCGTGCAGACGGCGaacagggaggccgaggagcaagaacgcagaGATGGATTCCTGTGA
- the LOC120698295 gene encoding uncharacterized protein LOC120698295 isoform X1: MAVAAVSTSLCSGSDQLVPRPRSLDHHLGRSLLWGRIAGQCRRRRPTVLAAARKPPGEAEEKVPAWAKPGADEPPPWERKGGAVQGQEAGQVPFYAYLLASAVTAIAAVRFLLGNSSFFLSPHARCARHSPKPGSASFLTKWLHTDRLHLRVHEPAAGVRDNRLRQRPVRADPGLLRLHRHPDLLVSVVQGRADGEQGGRGARTQRWIPVTSIHLPVQKNKHNIDGILSLG, encoded by the exons ATGGCGGTCGCGGCCGTCTCCACCTCACTGTGCAGCGGCTCAGATCAGCTCGTTCCGAGGCCGAGGTCTCTGGACCACCATCTCGGCCGCTCGCTCCTCTGGGGGCGGATCGCCGGACAATGTCGGCGCCGAAGGCCGACGGTCTTGGCCGCCGCTCGCAAGCCGCCGGGGGAAGCAGAAGAGAAGGTCCCCGCGTGGGCCAAGCCCGGCGCTGACGAGCCGCCGCCCTGGGAGCGCAAGGGCGGGGCCGTGCAGGGGCAGGAAGCCGGGCAGGTGCCGTTCTACGCGTACCTGCTCGCGTCCGCGGtcaccgccatcgccgccgtgcgtttcttgcttggaaactcctcctttttcctttccccgCACGCGCGATGCGCTCGCCACTCACCGAAGCCTGGCTCGGCGTCTTTTCTGACGAAATGGCTCCACACAGATCGGCTCCATCTTCGAGTACACGAACCAGCGGCCGGTGTTCGGGATAATCGGCTCCGACAGCGCCCTGTACGCGCCGATCCTGGGCTTCTTCGTCTTCACCGGCATCCCGACCTCC TGGTTTCTGTGGTTCAAGGCCGTGCAGACGGCGaacagggaggccgaggagcaagaacgcagaGATGGATTCCTGTGACTTCAATTCATTTGCCGGTGCAGAAGAACAAGCACAACATCGACGGCATACTTAGCCTCGGCTGA